Proteins encoded in a region of the Panicum hallii strain FIL2 chromosome 3, PHallii_v3.1, whole genome shotgun sequence genome:
- the LOC112883989 gene encoding HIPL1 protein-like yields MEMGPAAAICALLLSLLLPASLAFPLCTDARAPVLLNTTLKFCPSSSGNRSSSCCDAAADAALSTQFNAMNVSDAACAAVLKSILCAKCSPYSADLFDAGPKIRTIPFLCNSTFSATSAQSKETTQDYCKHVWETCKDIKIMNSPFQPPLQGSAPPPTSSPSKLTDNWQSENDFCTSFGGAPNDRSVCFSGDTVSFNATQPSPSPKGICLERIGDGSYLNMAPHPDGSNRVFLGSQAGKIWLATVPEQGSGGTLQFEQASPFVDLTDQVHFDSAFGLMGMAFHPEFATNGRFFASYNCDRTKSPSCTGRCSCNSDVGCDPTKLGTDNGAQPCQYQVVISEYSAKGSLANVSEATSADPSEVRRIFTMGLPYTSQHGGQVLFGPDGYLYLMMGDGGGKGDPFNFAQNKKSLLGKIMRLDIDNTPRASEISNTSLWGNYSIPKDNPYGDDSELQPEIWALGLRNPWRCSFDSEKPSYFYCGDVGQDQYEEVDLISKGGNYGWRALEGPLVYHPPWAPGGNTSLDSINAIPPIMGYSHSDVNKNIGSASIMGGYVYRGSADPCLYGRYLYADLYASAMWTGTEAPESSGNYTSTLIPFSCSKDSPIACETAAGSSLPSLGYIYSFGEDNIKDIYVLTSKGVYRVVRPSLCSYTCPTEKPAANSGRAPPGSSSKAAATALSNQMGVLLLSVIMFWVLIR; encoded by the exons ATGGAGATGGGGCCTGCCGCCGCCATCTGCGCGCTCCTGCTCAGCCTCCTCCTCCCTGCCTCCCTCGCCTTCCCGCTATGCACCGACGCGA GGGCGCCGGTGCTGCTCAACACCACGCTCAAGTtctgcccctcctcctccggcaacagaagcagcagctgctgcgacgccgccgccgacgccgcgctCAGCACCCAGTTCAACGCCATGAACGTCTCCgacgccgcctgcgccgccgtcCTCAAGTCAATCCTCTGCGCT AAATGCAGTCCATACTCTGCTGATTTGTTTGATGCCGGGCCAAAGATTCGGACAATTCCCTTCCTCTGCAACTCCACCTTCTCAGCAACTTCTGCTCAGTCCAAGGAGACAACTCAGGACTACTGCAAACATGTTTGGGAAACTTGCAAGGATATCAAAATAATGAACTCTCCCTTTCAACCACCCCTGCAAGGCAGTGCACCGCCTCCGACCTCATCACCGTCGAAGCTGACTGATAACTGGCAATCCGAAAATGACTTCTGTACCTCGTTTGGTGGTGCACCGAATGATCGGTCTGTATGCTTCAGTGGCGACACGGTTTCATTCAACGCCACCCAGCCTTCGCCCTCTCCTAAAGGGATATGCCTGGAGAGGATTGGTGACGGATCCTACCTTAACATGGCTCCTCACCCTGATGGATCCAATAGGGTCTTCTTGGGCAGCCAAGCTGGGAAGATATGGCTGGCAACTGTCCCTGAGCAAGGATCCGGGGGTACTCTACAATTCGAACAAGCTAGCCCATTCGTTGATCTGACTGATCAGGTGCACTTTGACTCAGCATTTGGACTCATGGGTATGGCGTTCCATCCGGAATTTGCAACCAATGGCCGTTTCTTTGCCTCTTACAACTGTGATAGGACAAAGTCACCCAGCTGTACGGGGAGATGCTCTTGCAATTCTGATGTGGGCTGTGATCCCACGAAGCTAGGTACCGACAATGGTGCTCAACCATGCCAGTATCAAGTGGTGATTTCAGAATATTCAGCGAAAGGTTCCTTGGCAAACGTTTCTGAG GCTACGTCTGCTGATCCATCTGAAGTTAGAAGGATTTTTACTATGGGGCTACCTTATACATCTCAACATGGAGGCCAGGTACTTTTTGGACCCGATGGCTACCTCTACCTCATGATGGGGGATGGTGGAGGAAAGGGAGACCCTTTTAATTTCGCTCAGAACAAGAAGTCACTCTTGGGAAAAATCATGAGGCTTGACATTGACAATACGCCGA GAGCAAGTGAAATCAGTAACACGAGTTTGTGGGGAAATTATTCTATTCCAAAAGATAACCCGTATGGTGATGATAGCGAGTTGCAACCAGAAATTTGGGCACTGGGTCTTAGAAACCCGTGGAGGTGCAGTTTTGATTCTGAGAAGCCTTCCTACTTCTACTGCGGAGATGTTGGGCAG GATCAATATGAAGAAGTGGATTTGATCTCCAAAGGCGGGAACTACGGATGGCGTGCGCTTGAGGGTCCTCTTGTTTACCATCCACCATGGGCACCGGGAGGCAACACATCACTTGACTCCATAAACGCCATCCCACCTATCATGGGTTACAGCCACTCTGATGTGAATAAGAACATCGGATCCGCATCGATCATGGGAGGTTATGTCTATAGAGGGTCCGCTGATCCCTGCTTGTACGGGAg GTACTTGTACGCTGACCTGTACGCGTCGGCCATGTGGACCGGCACAGAGGCCCCGGAGAGCAGCGGGAACTACACCTCCACTCTGATTCCCTTCAGCTGCTCCAAGGATTCTCCGATCGCCTGCGAGACAGCTGCTGGGAGCTCTCTCCCGTCACTTGGCTACATATACTCCTTTGGCGAGGACAACATCAAGGACATCTATGTGCTGACGAGCAAAGGCGTCTACCGAGTCGTCAGGCCCAGCCTCTGCAGCTATACCTGCCCAACAGAGAAGCCCGCGGCGAACAGTGGGAGAGCTCCTCCTGGTTCTTCATCAAAGGCGGCAGCCACGGCACTGAGCAATCAGATGGGAGTGCTTTTGCTGTCTGTTATTATGTTTTGGGTCTTGATAAGATAG
- the LOC112883990 gene encoding beta-glucuronosyltransferase GlcAT14A-like codes for MKPLIPQSLHAAVDRRWLLPLAVGSALSLLLLVALTTFPLPLPSSSSSAASALFVEHKLAPTPPSPSGAELPRIAFLISGSARDASALRRVLLALYHPRNRYILHLDAEAPDSDRRDLAAGLAAHPVLASAANVRVVDRANLITYRGPTMVASTLHAAAAFLWGHAGAGGSDWDWFINLSASDYPLVTQDDLIHVFSKLPRDLNFIDHTSDIGWKEFQRAKPVIIDPGLYMKKKADVFWIPQRRSVPTAFKLFTGSAWMALSRPFVEYCIWGWDNLPRTVLMYYSNFISSPEGYFHTVVCNAEEFKNTTVNHDLHYISWDNPPKQHPHYLTVEDLDRMVASDAPFARKFHADDPVLDKIDEEILSRGADMPTPGGWCAGTQENGSDPCSVIGDTSLLQPGRGAVRLQRLITSLLSEEKFHPRQCK; via the exons ATGAAGCCCCTCATCCCCCAgtccctccacgccgccgtcgaccgccgCTGGCTGCTCCCCCTGGCCGTCGGCTCCGCGCTctcgctcctcctcctcgtcgccctCACCACCTTCCCCCTCCcactcccctcctcctcctcctcggccgCCTCCGCCCTCTTCGTCGAGCACAAGCTCGCCCCCACCCCGCCGTCCCCatccggcgccgagctcccccGCATCGCCTTCCTCATCTCCGGGTCCGCGAGGGACGCCTCCGCTCTCCGCCGCGTCCTCCTCGCGCTCTACCACCCCAGGAACCGCTACATCCTGCACCTCGATGCCGAGGCCCCCGACTCAGACCGGagggacctcgccgccggcctcgccgcccacCCGGTCCTCGCGTCCGCTGCCAACGTACGCGTCGTCGACCGCGCCAACCTCATCACCTACCGCGGGCCCACCATGGTCGCCAGCAcgctccacgccgccgccgccttcctgtGGGGCCACGCAGGCGCCGGCGGCTCCGACTGGGACTGGTTCATCAACCTCTCCGCCTCCGATTACCCGCTCGTCACGCAGGATG ATCTGATACACGTCTTCTCCAAGCTGCCGCGTGATCTCAACTTCATCGACCACACCAGCGACATCGGATGGAAGGA GTTTCAGAGGGCCAAGCCCGTGATCATTGACCCCGGTCTCTACATGAAGAAGAAGGCTGATGTGTTCTGGATACCGCAGAGGCGGAGCGTGCCGACAGCCTTCAAGCTCTTCACTG GTTCTGCTTGGATGGCACTGTCAAGGCCCTTTGTGGAATACTGCATATGGGGCTGGGACAACCTACCTCGCACAGTGCTCATGTACTACTCCAATTTCATCTCCTCGCCAGAAGGCTACTTCCACACCGTGGTCTGCAACGCCGAGGAATTCAAGAACACGACCGTGAACCATGACCTGCATTACATCTCATGGGACAACCCTCCAAAGCAGCATCCGCACTACCTCACGGTCGAAGATTTGGACAGGATGGTTGCTAGTGATGCCCCTTTTGCTCGGAAGTTCCATGCAGATGACCCGGTGCTAGATAAGATAGACGAGGAGATCTTGTCCCGTGGTGCAGACATGCCAACCCCTGGAGGCTGGTGCGCAGGAACACAAGAGAACGGGAGCGACCCTTGCTCTGTCATAGGCGACACCAGTCTCCTTCAGCCTGGCCGTGGAGCGGTGCGGCTGCAGCGGCTGATCACGTCGCTGCTGTCAGAGGAGAAGTTCCACCCAAGGCAGTGCAAGTAG
- the LOC112883991 gene encoding vesicle-associated membrane protein 721-like — protein MAQPPEGTLIYAMVARGTVVVAEHTSYTGNFRDIAAQCLHRLPAGNNRFTYTCDAHTFNFLVADGYAYCVVATESAGRQIPMAFLEMIKEDFNKRYAGGKAATATANSLSRDFGPRLGDQMQYCSDHPEEVSRLSRVKAQVDQVKGIMLENIDKVIDRGEQIDGLVTRTEQLHDQAADFRQQGARVRRKMWYQNMKVKLIVLGIVIALILIIILSVCHGICK, from the exons ATGGCGCAGCCGCCGGAGGGAACGCTTATCtacgcgatggtggcgcggggcacggtggtggtggcggagcaCACGTCCTACACGGGCAACTTCCGGGACATCGCCGCGCAGTGCCTGCACCGGCTGCCGGCGGGGAACAACCGCTTCACCTACACCTGCGACGCCCACACCTTCAACTTCCTCGTCGCCGATGGATACG CATACTGCGTGGTCGCGACCGAGTCGGCTGGGCGGCAGATTCCTATGGCCTTCCTGGAGATGATCAAGGAGGATTTCAACAAGAGATACGCAGGGGGCAAAGCAGCCACAGCCACAGCAAACAGCCTCAGCCGAGATTTCGG GCCGAGGCTTGGAGATCAGATGCAGTACTGTAGTGATCACCCAGAGGAGGTGAGCAGGCTGTCCAGAGTGAAGGCTCAGGTGGATCAAGTGAAAGGCATCATGCTGGAAAACATTGACAAGGTCATCGATCGCGGGGAACAGATCGATGGGCTCGTCACCAGGACAGAGCAGCTGCACGACCAGGCTGCTGATTTCAGGCAGCAAGGCGCGCGGGTGCGCCGCAAGATGTGGTACCAGAACATGAAGGTCAAGCTCATCGTCCTCGGCATCGTCATCGCGCTCATCCTCATCATAATCCTCTCAGTTTGCCATGGCATATGCAAGTAG
- the LOC112885661 gene encoding putative B3 domain-containing protein Os04g0346900: MEWAMSELMTNPKVMSPGYNYGLASMELTLAQLLHSFDWSLPDGMDQVDMSEAPGLGSIPPKFTAGRPWRATAGKLRDPTGRSWDVDLHRDGDHRVSFTGRGWLGFVSANGISAGQLLVFEHRGGLDFAVDLFDASGCLSGDGSRDEDDDEQRMAETTGDKESGNCRRRPEATGVKRRRKRSPGSTATTGSGDDGTLCRRIERPYQLRFLDLSKSFCDRVGWTSSRDVELVAGGDEQRRRWPVSVKVSAKSGMMGAGWTEFAQGNGVGLSDGAFVPLECGALHVRVIKMT; encoded by the exons ATGGAGTGGGCCATGTCGGAGCTCATGACAAACCCTAAGGTGATGAGCCCTGGGTACAACTATGGCCTGGCCAGCATGGAGCTCACTCTGGCGCAACTCTTGCACTCGTTCGACTGGAGCCTTCCAGATGGAATGGATCAAGTGGACATGAGCGAGGCACCAGGACTCGGT TCCATCCCGCCCAAGTTCACGGCGGGTCGTCCCTGGCGCGCCACCGCCGGCAAGCTGCGGGATCCCACAGGGAGGTCGTGGGACGTGGACCTCCACCGCGACGGCGACCACCGGGTGTCCTTCACGGGCCGCGGCTGGCTCGGCTTCGTCTCGGCCAACGGCATCTCCGCCGGGCAGCTGCTGGTCTTCGAGCACCGCGGCGGCTTGGACTTCGCCGTCGACCTATTCGACGCCTCCGGCTGCCTCAGCGgcgatggatcccgtgatgaagatgatgatgaacAGCGCATGGCAGAGACCACGGGCGACAAGGAGTCCGGCAACTGccgacggcggccagaggccACCGGGGtcaagaggaggaggaagcggtCGCCAGGCAGCACAGCCACCACCGGTTCCGGCGACGATGGCACGCTCTGCCGGCGCATCGAGAGGCCGTACCAGCTGCGCTTCTTG GACCTGAGCAAGAGCTTCTGCGATCGCGTGGGCTGGACGTCGTCGCGCGACGTGGAGCTGGTAGCAGGCGGtgacgagcagcggcggcgctggccggTGAGCGTGAAGGTGTCGGCCAAGAGCGGCATGATGGGCGCCGGCTGGACGGAGTTTGCGCAGGGCAACGGGGTGGGCCTCTCCGACGGCGCCTTCGTGCCACTTGAATGTGGAGCCCTCCATGTCCGCGTCATCAAGATGACCTGA
- the LOC112887993 gene encoding cation/H(+) antiporter 28: protein MDCTMTSSILSANYNTILFEFGVILVTSKILHALLRNVYQPRVFSDLLLGIVLAQFRVLSLTNAINLVFGKIGGFVFAPYLFALGVEMDPGTLLDAPTADAVVAYAGILSSSVLVTLFHMPLMKATSGVVHEHSLRSFLGLAAVLANTASPVLTRLTTDLKIAKTAVGRLAVGAGLASDMVTTMLIAVGSMIWRDAGGDGRDSPIVQPVLTAAVLVVVIVSAFVSRAMAEWVGGRNPEGRRMRGFDLSLVALAAAALCWLSSALRLDVNMAAFLVGLAFPSEGRVSRLLVSKINFVLSSFVLPLYVSHVCLSLRQTTDDIEVTGLGRTEGFRAFVMELPFPWWKVFFVTVMGTLGKLTGCAAAGLLRGLGWLEALALGMLLNVKGYFHIYCAQAAFDAGIITDKSFMAIIFMVALNVAVTPMVGMGIASWARRSVQWRLMGLQHHDPSTELRLVVGLHGPQDVPTLSYLMEALRWGGGGGELAAYAVDMVQLTDQTAAAIVKGGGFDGVTVVDEEVSEMRKLIGEALDAYQAECGEGVKVRRLLALSSFPDMHSDICICAEDAMAALVLLPFHKAQRLDGSMDAGHFGFRLVNQKVLQLAPCSVGVVVDRGLGKHATREGQAAMREGQGQAVVVVFIGGADDREALTLAALMSKHPGVRLTALRVVQNATAQARAKARTSLFETKASRRGGVGAAAAASSSALGQEEAQMQVDDKFFAEFYRKHVAGAIGKQGGGGGMGYLEKHVADGAELVAVLRGLQSEYRLFVVGRGRDRSSVLTEGLDEWAECLELGPVGDILASSDFSATASVLIVQQYDAKKHYKVIDEEFMPL from the exons ATGGATTGCACGATGACCAGCAGCATCCTGTCGGCCAACTACAACACCATCCTGTTCGAGTTCGGCGTCATCCTCGTCACCAGCAAGATCCTCCACGCGCTGCTCCGCAACGTCTACCAGCCGCGCGTCTTCTCCGATCTCCTA CTGGGCATCGTTCTCGCCCAGTTCCGGGTGCTCTCCCTCACCAACGCCATCAACCTGGTCTTCGGCAAGATCGGTGGCTTCGTGTTCGCGCCCTACCTCTTCGCGCTGGGCGTGGAGATGGACCCCGGCACGCTCCTCGACGCCCCCACCGCCGACGCCGTCGTCGCCTACGCCGGCATCCTCTCCAGCTCCGTCCTCGTCACGCTCTTCCACATGCCGCTCATGAAGGCCACCTCCGGCGTCGTCCACGAGCACTCCCTGCGCTCCTTCCTCGGCCTCGCCGCCGTGCTCGCCAACACCGCCTCGCCCGTCCTCACCCGCCTCACCACCGACCTCAAGATCGCCAAAACCGCCGTAGGCCGCCTCGCCGTCGGCGCCGGCCTCGCCTCCGACATGGTCACCACCATGCTCATCGCCGTCGGCAGCATGATCTGGCGCGACGCCGGGGGCGACGGCCGCGACTCCCCCATTGTGCAGCCGGTGCTCACGGCCGCCGTCCTGGTCGTGGTCATCGTGTCGGCGTTCGTGTCCAGGGCCATGGCCGAGTGGGTGGGCGGGCGCAACCCGGAGGGCCGGCGCATGCGCGGCTTCGACCTCTCGCTcgtggcgctggcggcggcggcgctctgcTGGCTCAGCTCGGCGCTGCGGCTGGACGTGAACATGGCGGCGTTCCTGGTGGGGCTGGCGTTCCCGAGCGAGGGCAGGGTGTCGCGGCTGCTGGTGAGCAAGATCAACTTTGTGCTCAGCTCCTTCGTGCTGCCGCTCTACGTCAGCCACGTCTGCCTCTCGCTCCGGCAGACGACGGACGACATCGAGGTCACCGGGCTGGGCCGCACCGAGGGCTTCCGGGCCTTCGTCATGGAGCTGCCCTTCCCCTGGTGGAAGGTCTTCTTCGTCACCGTGATGGGCACGCTGGGGAAGCTGAcggggtgcgcggcggcggggctgctCCGGGGTCTGGGGTGGCTGGAGGCGCTGGCGCTGGGCATGCTGCTCAACGTCAAGGGCTACTTCCACATCTACTGCGCGCAGGCGGCGTTCGACGCCGGCATCATCACGGACAAGTCGTTCATGGCCATCATCTTCATGGTGGCGCTCAACGTGGCGGTGACGCCCATGGTCGGCATGGGCATCGCGTCCTGGGCCCGCCGGAGCGTGCAGTGgcggctcatgggtctgcagcACCACGATCCCTCCACGGAGCTCCGCCTCGTCGTCGGGCTGCACGGCCCGCAGGACGTGCCGACGCTGTCCTACCTGATGGAGGCGCtgcggtggggcggcggcggcggcgagctcgccGCCTACGCCGTGGACATGGTGCAGCTGACGGACCAGACGGCGGCGGCCATCGTCAAGGGCGGGGGCTTCGACGGCGTGACGGTGGTGGACGAGGAGGTGTCGGAGATGCGCAAGCTCATCGGCGAGGCGCTGGACGCGTACCAGGCGGAGTGCGGCGAGGGCGTGAAGGTGCGTCGTCTGCTGGCGCTGTCGTCGTTCCCGGACATGCACAGCGACATCTGCATCTGCGCCGAGGACGCCATGGCGGCGCTGGTGCTGCTCCCCTTCCACAAGGCGCAGCGGCTGGACGGGAGCATGGACGCGGGCCACTTCGGGTTCCGGCTGGTGAACCAGAAGGTGCTCCAGCTGGCGCCGTGCTCGGTGGGCGTGGTCGTGGACCGGGGCCTCGGGAAGCACGCGACCCGGGAGGGTCAGGCGGCCATGCGGGAGGGGCAGGGgcaggcggtggtggtggtgttcatCGGCGGCGCGGACGACCGCGAAGCCCTGACGCTGGCGGCGCTCATGTCGAAGCACCCGGGGGTGCGGCTGACGGCGCTGCGCGTGGTGCAGAACGCgacggcgcaggcgcgcgccaAGGCGCGGACGAGCCTGTTCGAGACGAaggcgagccggcgcggcggcgtgggtgcggcggcggcggcgtcgtcgTCTGCGCTGGGGCAGGAGGAGGCGCAGATGCAGGTGGACGACAAGTTCTTCGCGGAGTTCTACCGGAAGCACGTGGCGGGGGCCATCGGCaagcagggcggcggcggcgggatgggGTACCTGGAGAAGCACGTGGCGGACGGGGCGGAGCTGGTGGCGGTGCTGCGCGGCCTGCAGTCGGAGTACCGGCTGTTCGTGGTGGGGCGCGGGCGCGACCGGAGCTCGGTGCTGACGGAGGGGCTGGACGAGTGGGCGGAGTGCCTGGAGCTGGGCCCCGTCGGCGACATCCTGGCGTCGTCGGACTTCTCGGCCACCGCCTCCGTACTCATCGTGCAGCAGTACGACGCCAAGAAGCACTACAAGGTCATCGACGAGGAATTCATGCCATTGTAG